In Blautia wexlerae DSM 19850, a single window of DNA contains:
- a CDS encoding cation transporter, translated as MKKTYKIDVDCANCANKMEEAAKNTAGVKDATVNFMMLKMIVEFEDGQDSKAVMKDVLKNCKKVEDDCEIYL; from the coding sequence ATGAAGAAAACTTATAAAATCGATGTAGACTGTGCAAACTGTGCTAATAAAATGGAGGAAGCTGCCAAGAATACAGCCGGTGTTAAAGATGCAACAGTTAACTTCATGATGCTGAAGATGATCGTTGAATTCGAAGACGGACAGGATTCAAAAGCAGTTATGAAAGACGTATTAAAGAACTGCAAGAAGGTAGAAGACGACTGTGAGATCTATCTTTAA
- a CDS encoding DUF6110 family protein, with translation MIKFDGKKTGIFAAGVAFGTAGIKILTSKDAKKLYTNCTAAVLRAKACVMKTASAIQENAEDIYAEAQQINEDRAAAEEVVEDTADEAAEETEETTDFKEETEETEEGSEE, from the coding sequence ATGATCAAATTTGACGGTAAAAAAACAGGAATCTTTGCAGCAGGAGTAGCTTTCGGTACAGCAGGTATCAAGATTCTTACAAGTAAAGATGCAAAGAAATTATACACAAACTGCACAGCAGCCGTTTTACGTGCAAAGGCATGTGTAATGAAAACAGCTTCCGCAATTCAGGAGAATGCTGAGGATATTTATGCAGAAGCACAGCAGATCAACGAAGACAGAGCAGCAGCTGAGGAAGTGGTAGAAGATACAGCTGACGAAGCAGCAGAAGAAACAGAAGAGACAACAGATTTCAAAGAAGAGACAGAAGAAACAGAAGAAGGCAGCGAGGAATAA
- a CDS encoding Ig-like domain-containing protein, protein MTNKKLMKKIAPVVMSAAVAMTSMPYAVLASDFTDSEVLTDSTDFSVSEEFAAEDAQEEFTTEDVQDAFAAEAQQGEAYVLMNIPYDDFYKAELKNNDVKVDAFTSATLNKSRTAGMMNGNSAYHVDPNGTDVTGVTFPVKVSDLSLLKDQKQVTDSDSVTITVTNRGQTSSNTYTGKDSLIENASYSYYILSETPSYYKELTVNADGSYSFSAMKGAQTQTVAIDAILKTETTYGDYELDLNNETFSSLIDTTTDKIYGVTVNTTDGTNYGLRHLENIWRGSMLAWGTGYTTEVHGCPVSSAHYKSIMGKTIDSVTYYTDKGMITFDVPDVKVQTTTGIKATVTDIMNTDSSAAVTFDQALPADFKAQYTVDKTVVSCTDGKLAVGALALGTHKVEIADASGKYAAIVTEFTVNTDKMPASYDSNETKLVAAKGITAEEFSAYIKSISKVKVDDTEYAATGRGSKVIVKEDGTLDLTDLQVTDATVFEITAVGYKNNLTFTYKEAENTFELNTSSKTLYTKGSTKTTLKVTTNLTDKITWKSSNTKVASVNSKGVVTAKAKGTAVITASCGEYQVTCKITVKNPSLKLSKSSATVKVGKTTNISAKATPSGKVTYKSSNSKIATVSSKGVVKGKKKGTAKITVTCNGVKKVFTVKVK, encoded by the coding sequence ATGACAAACAAAAAACTTATGAAAAAAATAGCACCTGTTGTAATGAGTGCCGCAGTTGCTATGACCAGCATGCCATATGCAGTTCTGGCATCTGATTTCACAGACAGTGAGGTACTTACAGACAGCACAGATTTCTCTGTTTCCGAAGAGTTTGCCGCCGAGGATGCGCAGGAAGAATTTACCACCGAAGATGTCCAGGATGCTTTTGCTGCAGAAGCACAGCAGGGCGAAGCTTATGTGCTTATGAATATTCCATACGATGATTTCTACAAGGCAGAACTGAAAAATAATGATGTAAAAGTTGATGCTTTCACATCTGCAACTCTTAATAAATCAAGAACAGCAGGTATGATGAACGGAAATTCCGCTTATCACGTAGACCCCAATGGAACCGATGTAACAGGTGTTACTTTCCCTGTAAAGGTCAGTGATCTTTCCCTTCTGAAAGACCAGAAGCAGGTAACAGATTCTGACTCTGTAACGATCACAGTGACAAACAGAGGACAGACAAGCAGCAACACCTATACAGGAAAAGATTCCCTGATTGAAAATGCCTCTTACTCTTATTATATTTTAAGTGAAACACCGTCTTATTACAAAGAACTTACTGTAAATGCAGATGGCAGCTATTCTTTCTCAGCAATGAAAGGTGCTCAGACACAGACCGTTGCAATTGATGCTATATTAAAAACAGAGACAACTTACGGGGACTATGAGCTGGATCTGAATAATGAGACTTTTTCATCACTGATCGATACGACTACAGATAAGATTTATGGTGTAACCGTAAATACTACAGACGGAACCAACTATGGCCTGCGTCATCTGGAGAATATCTGGCGTGGAAGTATGCTTGCCTGGGGTACAGGATATACAACAGAAGTTCACGGATGCCCTGTTTCTTCTGCGCATTATAAATCAATCATGGGAAAAACAATTGACAGCGTTACTTATTACACAGATAAAGGCATGATCACTTTTGATGTTCCGGATGTAAAGGTGCAGACAACTACAGGAATCAAGGCAACAGTGACAGATATTATGAATACAGACTCATCTGCAGCAGTTACCTTTGACCAGGCTCTGCCGGCAGACTTCAAGGCACAGTATACTGTAGACAAAACAGTGGTTTCCTGCACAGACGGAAAACTTGCAGTTGGAGCTCTTGCATTGGGAACACATAAGGTTGAAATTGCAGATGCCAGCGGAAAATATGCAGCCATTGTAACTGAATTTACAGTAAATACAGACAAAATGCCGGCTTCTTATGACAGTAACGAGACAAAACTGGTTGCAGCAAAAGGCATTACAGCAGAAGAGTTCTCTGCATACATTAAGAGCATCAGCAAAGTAAAAGTTGATGATACAGAATATGCCGCAACCGGAAGAGGAAGCAAGGTCATTGTAAAAGAAGATGGAACTCTTGATCTCACAGATCTTCAGGTAACAGATGCAACTGTATTTGAAATAACTGCTGTAGGATATAAGAATAATCTTACTTTTACTTACAAAGAAGCAGAAAATACATTTGAATTAAATACTTCTTCCAAGACTCTTTATACAAAAGGCAGCACAAAAACTACTCTCAAAGTTACAACAAACCTTACAGATAAAATCACATGGAAATCCAGCAATACAAAAGTGGCTTCTGTAAACAGCAAAGGTGTTGTAACTGCTAAGGCAAAAGGAACAGCAGTGATCACAGCATCCTGCGGAGAATACCAAGTAACCTGCAAGATAACAGTTAAAAATCCATCCCTGAAACTTAGCAAATCTTCAGCAACTGTAAAAGTTGGAAAAACAACAAACATTTCTGCAAAGGCAACTCCATCAGGAAAGGTTACTTACAAGTCAAGCAACAGCAAGATTGCAACAGTAAGCTCCAAAGGCGTTGTAAAAGGAAAGAAAAAAGGTACTGCCAAAATCACAGTAACCTGCAATGGTGTTAAGAAGGTATTTACAGTAAAAGTAAAATAA
- a CDS encoding 4Fe-4S binding protein yields MKKKQRKVRLIRAAIQLIFFIAAPSLFSTAFAGIKSIFLAIGGQQSVTWNSFLDITALLLIITILFGRHFCGYACAFGSLGDALYELTAFIRAKCFGKKKKHGYPEEWVHRLQKVKYVILAFLLLSCITGFYSKLQGMSSWDVFSMLTTGRLPKSTYIVGTVLLILIMAGMCTQERFFCQFLCPMGAVFAIMPIIPGALFKRNRPNCASKCTLCKKRCPAHLDIDGDTAHSGECICCHACTAVCPRKNIHTGTVIDKK; encoded by the coding sequence ATGAAAAAGAAACAACGAAAGGTACGGCTGATCCGTGCAGCCATACAGCTTATATTTTTTATAGCAGCGCCCTCCCTTTTTTCTACGGCATTTGCAGGAATCAAATCCATCTTTCTTGCAATCGGAGGACAGCAGAGTGTAACTTGGAACTCTTTTCTGGATATCACGGCATTACTGTTGATCATTACCATTCTGTTCGGACGCCATTTCTGCGGTTATGCCTGTGCGTTTGGCTCGTTGGGAGATGCTCTGTATGAGCTTACCGCGTTTATCCGCGCGAAATGCTTTGGAAAAAAGAAAAAACATGGATATCCTGAAGAATGGGTGCACAGATTACAGAAAGTAAAATATGTGATTCTTGCATTTCTGCTTCTTTCCTGCATAACAGGATTCTATTCCAAATTACAGGGAATGAGTTCATGGGATGTATTCTCCATGCTTACAACAGGCAGACTGCCGAAATCTACCTACATTGTGGGAACAGTTCTGCTGATCCTGATCATGGCCGGAATGTGTACACAGGAGCGTTTCTTTTGCCAGTTTCTCTGTCCCATGGGAGCAGTATTTGCAATCATGCCGATCATCCCGGGAGCACTTTTCAAACGAAATCGTCCAAACTGTGCATCAAAGTGTACTCTCTGTAAGAAGAGATGTCCGGCACATCTGGATATTGACGGCGATACTGCACATTCAGGGGAATGCATCTGCTGTCACGCCTGCACTGCAGTCTGCCCAAGGAAAAATATTCATACAGGCACTGTTATTGATAAAAAATAG
- a CDS encoding transcriptional repressor, with protein sequence MQKDVVIQELKKRGCRITKQRRMLLEVILENECSCCKEIYYNASRLDPGIGSATVYRMVNLLEEIGAISRRNMYKIVRNPDCKDESVCTIELDDNTVQKLSKDSFNNVVLTGLKACGYIDKQEIERMFVNSCDFKH encoded by the coding sequence ATGCAGAAAGATGTTGTAATCCAGGAATTAAAGAAGCGAGGATGCAGGATTACCAAACAGAGAAGAATGCTGTTGGAAGTCATTCTTGAAAATGAGTGTTCCTGCTGTAAAGAAATCTATTACAATGCATCCCGCCTGGATCCGGGCATCGGATCAGCTACGGTTTACCGTATGGTAAATCTTTTGGAAGAAATTGGTGCGATCAGCAGAAGAAATATGTATAAAATCGTGAGAAATCCGGATTGTAAAGATGAAAGTGTATGCACCATTGAGCTGGATGACAATACAGTCCAGAAATTATCAAAAGACAGTTTTAACAATGTAGTTCTGACAGGACTGAAGGCCTGTGGATACATTGACAAACAGGAAATTGAGCGGATGTTCGTAAATTCCTGTGATTTTAAACATTGA
- a CDS encoding metal-dependent transcriptional regulator: MAIHESGEDYLEAILMIKKRNGNVRSIDIAHELSFSKPSVSVAMKNLKASNYITIDENGFINLTETGQEIADKIYERHTFLTGWLTSIGVDPKVAAEDACKMEHAISAESFSAIKKSIAGTHENYSNPRK; the protein is encoded by the coding sequence ATGGCGATACATGAATCAGGAGAAGATTATCTCGAAGCGATCCTTATGATCAAAAAAAGAAACGGTAATGTCCGCTCTATCGACATTGCGCATGAACTGTCTTTTTCAAAACCGAGTGTCAGTGTTGCAATGAAGAATTTGAAAGCCAGTAATTACATTACGATTGATGAAAATGGATTTATCAATCTGACGGAAACCGGGCAGGAAATTGCAGATAAGATTTATGAAAGACATACCTTTCTGACCGGATGGCTGACTTCTATCGGAGTTGACCCGAAGGTTGCAGCCGAGGATGCCTGTAAGATGGAGCATGCGATCAGCGCAGAGAGTTTTTCTGCCATTAAGAAGTCTATTGCAGGCACGCATGAAAATTATAGCAATCCTCGTAAATAA
- a CDS encoding FeoB-associated Cys-rich membrane protein translates to MGTLIVGAILILIVGLIIRGIVRDKKSGKSSCGGDCSHCKGCH, encoded by the coding sequence ATGGGAACATTGATTGTAGGAGCAATTTTGATTTTAATTGTCGGACTGATCATAAGAGGAATCGTCAGAGACAAAAAAAGCGGCAAGTCATCATGTGGCGGAGACTGCAGCCACTGCAAAGGGTGCCATTGA
- a CDS encoding heavy metal translocating P-type ATPase, giving the protein MKFAIKHEIKGRIRIHLAQKHMTYRQADILQCYLEKEANISKASVYVRTQDVAVVYTGSRDGLIRLLSRFSYETAQVSESALENSGRELNETYKEKLINSVVMRTLNKMFLPYPVRVAITTVKSVKYIYHGVRTLMKGKLEVPVLDAAAIGVSMLRGDFNTAGSTMFLLGIGEILEEWTHKKSVNDLARSMSINAEKVWFVNEDGQEVLISASSVKAGDLIRVHMGNVIPFDGDVAAGEAMVNQTSLTGESAPVRKAEGSFAYAGTVLEEGELTVKVKEAAGSSRYEKIVNMIEDSEKLKSSVESNAEHLADRLVPYTLAGTGITYLLTRNMTKTLAVLMVDFSCALKLAMPVSVLSAIREASTHSITVKGGKYMEAMADATTIVFDKTGTLTKAKPVVSDVVSFSEELSSDELLRIAACMEEHFPHSMARAVVNAAKEKHLVHEEMHSKVEYIVAHGISTTIEGKKAVIGSWHFVMEDEKCVIPEGMEDRFEHLPLECSHLYLAIEGKLAAVICVEDPLREEAADAVRELKEAGITKVVMMTGDSERTAAAIAKRVGVDEYYSEVLPEDKASFVEKEKELGHKVIMIGDGINDSLALSSASVGIAISDGAAIAREIADVTISADNLHEIVTLKRLSTALMKRIHNNYRTIIGINGGLIALGVTGIIMPTTSALLHNMSTLTISLRSMRNLLPKEEEA; this is encoded by the coding sequence ATGAAATTTGCTATTAAGCATGAAATAAAAGGACGAATTCGTATCCACCTTGCGCAGAAACACATGACCTACAGACAGGCGGATATTCTGCAGTGTTATCTGGAGAAAGAGGCAAATATCAGCAAGGCATCGGTTTATGTAAGAACTCAGGATGTCGCTGTTGTCTATACCGGCAGCAGAGATGGGCTGATTCGTTTACTGAGCAGATTTTCCTATGAAACTGCTCAGGTATCTGAATCAGCACTTGAGAATTCCGGACGTGAATTAAACGAAACCTATAAAGAAAAACTGATCAACTCTGTGGTAATGCGTACATTAAATAAAATGTTTCTGCCATACCCGGTACGTGTAGCGATCACTACAGTGAAATCAGTGAAATACATTTATCATGGTGTACGTACTTTGATGAAGGGAAAACTGGAGGTACCTGTTCTGGATGCAGCAGCAATCGGTGTATCTATGCTCCGCGGTGACTTCAATACTGCAGGTTCCACCATGTTCCTGCTTGGAATCGGTGAGATCCTTGAGGAATGGACACATAAGAAATCCGTCAATGACCTTGCAAGAAGCATGTCTATCAATGCAGAGAAAGTATGGTTTGTAAATGAAGACGGACAGGAGGTTCTTATATCTGCTTCTTCTGTTAAAGCAGGTGATCTGATACGCGTACATATGGGTAATGTGATTCCGTTTGACGGAGATGTTGCAGCAGGAGAAGCAATGGTCAACCAGACTTCTCTGACAGGTGAATCTGCGCCTGTACGTAAAGCAGAAGGCAGCTTTGCCTATGCAGGAACTGTTCTGGAAGAGGGCGAACTCACTGTTAAGGTTAAAGAAGCAGCAGGTTCCAGCCGCTATGAGAAGATTGTCAACATGATCGAGGATTCTGAGAAGCTGAAATCCTCTGTGGAAAGTAATGCAGAACATCTTGCAGACAGACTTGTGCCATACACTCTTGCAGGTACAGGGATAACTTATCTGCTTACTAGAAACATGACGAAAACCCTTGCGGTACTTATGGTAGATTTCTCCTGCGCACTGAAGCTTGCCATGCCTGTTTCCGTATTATCCGCTATACGTGAGGCAAGTACTCACAGTATTACTGTAAAGGGCGGTAAATATATGGAAGCAATGGCTGATGCCACGACTATTGTATTTGACAAGACGGGTACACTTACAAAAGCAAAGCCTGTAGTTTCAGATGTGGTATCTTTCAGTGAAGAGCTGAGTTCAGATGAGCTTCTGCGTATTGCAGCATGTATGGAGGAACATTTCCCTCATTCCATGGCAAGAGCAGTTGTCAATGCAGCCAAAGAGAAACATCTTGTTCATGAGGAAATGCATTCAAAAGTAGAATATATCGTAGCTCATGGTATTTCTACAACTATTGAAGGCAAAAAGGCAGTGATCGGAAGCTGGCATTTCGTAATGGAAGATGAAAAGTGTGTAATTCCGGAAGGAATGGAAGACAGATTTGAACACCTGCCATTAGAATGTTCTCACCTGTATCTTGCAATCGAAGGAAAACTTGCAGCAGTTATCTGTGTAGAGGATCCGCTTCGTGAAGAGGCTGCAGATGCAGTACGTGAATTAAAAGAAGCCGGCATTACAAAAGTCGTAATGATGACCGGTGACAGTGAACGTACAGCAGCAGCTATTGCGAAACGTGTAGGAGTAGATGAATATTACTCCGAAGTCCTGCCCGAAGATAAGGCATCTTTTGTAGAGAAAGAAAAAGAACTGGGGCATAAAGTTATTATGATCGGTGATGGGATCAATGATTCACTGGCACTTTCTTCTGCAAGTGTGGGAATTGCTATCAGTGATGGCGCAGCTATTGCACGTGAGATCGCAGATGTTACAATTTCTGCAGATAATCTCCATGAGATTGTTACGTTAAAGAGACTGAGCACAGCGCTGATGAAGCGTATCCATAATAATTACAGAACTATTATCGGTATAAACGGCGGTCTGATCGCACTTGGAGTTACAGGTATCATTATGCCTACAACATCCGCACTGCTTCATAACATGTCAACACTGACTATCAGTTTAAGAAGTATGAGAAATCTTCTTCCAAAAGAAGAGGAAGCATAA
- a CDS encoding FMN-binding protein has protein sequence MNNQNFYLRLIALLLIIMAVFFYNGTVKDKEQAQDIADLTAKTESLEKQQDQILTALKETYEEQKTAAESNASSDVSSEADNKSEKDSTEDKENTEQADSEESDDSDNVYKNGTFEGSGTGYGGTITVQVTLEDDTITAVSVVSAPGEDSAYLSQGENVINSIISEQSTDVDTISGATFSSTGILEAVNDALSKAENA, from the coding sequence GTGAATAATCAAAACTTTTATCTGCGTCTGATCGCACTTTTGCTGATCATCATGGCGGTATTTTTCTATAACGGAACAGTAAAAGATAAAGAACAGGCTCAGGATATTGCAGACCTGACTGCAAAAACAGAGAGCCTGGAGAAACAGCAGGACCAGATACTTACAGCATTAAAGGAAACTTATGAGGAACAGAAAACAGCAGCAGAAAGTAATGCTTCTTCTGATGTATCTTCAGAAGCTGATAATAAATCTGAAAAGGATTCCACAGAGGATAAAGAAAATACAGAGCAGGCAGATTCTGAAGAATCTGATGATTCTGACAATGTATATAAAAATGGCACCTTCGAAGGTTCCGGAACCGGATACGGTGGAACCATCACAGTCCAGGTAACACTGGAAGACGATACTATTACAGCAGTCAGTGTAGTCAGTGCGCCGGGTGAGGACAGTGCTTATCTGTCACAGGGCGAGAATGTCATAAACAGCATCATCAGCGAGCAGAGCACAGATGTTGACACCATTTCCGGAGCAACTTTCAGTTCTACGGGTATCTTAGAAGCAGTAAATGATGCATTATCAAAGGCGGAAAACGCATGA
- a CDS encoding heavy metal translocating P-type ATPase — translation MNKKQKKMLIRIIIAAVLIVVFSLLPAEGYLRVVLFMIPYLVIGYDILKKAFKGILNKQVFDENFLMAVATVGAILLGDYSEGVAVMLFYQIGELFQSYAVGKSRRNISELMDIRPDYANIEKDGTLEQVDPDEVEIGTIIVVQPGEKVPIDGVITEGTSTLNTSALTGESLPRDAKAGDEVISGCINMTGLLKIRTTKEFGESTVSKILELVENSSSRKSKSENFISKFAKYYTPAVCYGALALAFIPPIVLLIMGKPAMWGDWIYRALTFLVISCPCALVISIPLSFFAGIGGASNQGILVKGSNYLETLAQTKYVVFDKTGTVTQGVFEVSGIHHNEMPDEKLLEYAALAECSSSHPISKSLQKAYGKPIDRNRVTDIEEISGNGVIAKVDGISVAAGNTKLMNRLGIAYQDCHHVGTVVHMAIDGKYAGHILISDIIKPHAKEAIAELKKAGISKTVMLTGDSKRVADQVAGELGIQEVYSELLPADKVSRVEELLNQKSEKAKLAFVGDGINDAPVLSRADIGIAMGALGSDAAIEAADIVLMDDDPLKISKAIKIARKCIRIVYENIYFAIGIKILCLILGALGIANMWVAIFADVGVMILAVLNAVRTLFVKNL, via the coding sequence ATGAACAAGAAGCAAAAGAAAATGCTGATCAGAATTATCATAGCAGCAGTGCTGATCGTGGTCTTTTCCTTACTGCCGGCAGAGGGATACCTGAGAGTTGTTCTTTTTATGATCCCATATCTGGTCATCGGCTATGATATCCTGAAGAAAGCATTTAAGGGTATTTTAAATAAACAGGTGTTTGACGAGAACTTTCTGATGGCTGTAGCCACAGTAGGTGCAATTCTCCTTGGCGACTATTCCGAGGGTGTTGCAGTTATGCTTTTCTACCAGATTGGAGAACTTTTCCAGAGCTATGCAGTGGGAAAGAGCAGACGAAACATCAGTGAACTGATGGATATCCGTCCTGATTATGCGAACATAGAGAAAGACGGAACACTGGAACAGGTTGATCCTGATGAAGTTGAGATCGGAACCATTATTGTTGTTCAGCCGGGTGAAAAAGTACCGATCGATGGAGTGATCACCGAGGGAACTTCTACATTAAATACAAGTGCACTGACAGGTGAGAGTCTTCCGCGTGATGCAAAAGCAGGCGATGAAGTGATCAGTGGCTGTATCAATATGACAGGTCTGCTGAAGATCCGTACAACTAAGGAATTCGGTGAATCTACAGTATCCAAGATTCTTGAACTGGTAGAGAATTCCAGCTCCAGAAAGTCAAAATCTGAAAACTTTATTTCCAAATTTGCGAAATACTATACACCTGCAGTATGTTACGGAGCCCTTGCTCTTGCATTTATCCCGCCGATCGTACTTCTTATTATGGGAAAACCTGCCATGTGGGGAGACTGGATCTACAGAGCCCTTACCTTCCTTGTAATCAGCTGTCCATGTGCGCTGGTCATCAGCATCCCGTTAAGTTTCTTCGCAGGAATCGGTGGAGCCAGCAATCAGGGCATTCTGGTCAAGGGTTCCAACTATCTGGAAACACTGGCTCAGACAAAATATGTTGTATTTGACAAAACAGGTACTGTGACTCAGGGTGTCTTCGAAGTAAGTGGTATTCATCACAATGAAATGCCTGATGAGAAATTGTTAGAATATGCAGCACTTGCCGAGTGTTCTTCCTCCCATCCGATCAGCAAGAGCCTGCAGAAAGCATACGGAAAACCAATCGACAGAAATCGTGTTACTGATATTGAAGAAATCAGTGGTAATGGTGTGATTGCCAAAGTTGACGGCATATCTGTAGCTGCCGGTAATACCAAATTAATGAACAGACTTGGCATTGCTTATCAGGATTGCCATCATGTAGGAACTGTTGTGCATATGGCCATTGACGGCAAATATGCAGGACATATCCTGATATCCGATATCATCAAACCTCATGCAAAAGAGGCAATCGCTGAACTGAAGAAAGCCGGAATCAGCAAGACCGTTATGCTGACAGGCGACTCAAAACGTGTTGCAGATCAGGTTGCCGGGGAACTGGGAATTCAGGAAGTATACAGCGAACTTTTACCTGCTGACAAAGTTTCCAGGGTAGAAGAACTTCTTAATCAGAAGTCTGAAAAGGCTAAACTTGCGTTTGTAGGTGACGGTATCAATGATGCCCCTGTATTATCCAGAGCCGATATTGGTATTGCGATGGGAGCGCTTGGTTCAGATGCAGCAATCGAAGCAGCTGATATCGTTCTGATGGATGATGATCCTCTGAAGATTTCCAAAGCGATCAAAATTGCACGTAAATGTATCCGTATTGTATATGAAAATATTTATTTTGCAATCGGCATTAAAATTCTCTGCCTGATCCTTGGAGCTTTAGGTATTGCAAACATGTGGGTGGCCATTTTTGCAGATGTAGGTGTTATGATCCTGGCAGTATTAAACGCGGTCCGTACATTATTTGTAAAGAATTTATAA
- a CDS encoding ArsR/SmtB family transcription factor has protein sequence MEVCKEELCESNEIHEDLLKIVDETLPEETELYDLAELFKVFGDSTRIRILFVLFEAEVCVCDLAKALNMTQSAISHQLRILKQNKLVKSRREGKSIFYSLADDHVRTIINQGREHIEED, from the coding sequence ATGGAAGTATGCAAAGAAGAATTATGTGAGAGTAATGAAATACATGAAGATCTGCTTAAAATTGTAGATGAAACCCTGCCGGAAGAAACAGAGCTTTATGATCTGGCCGAATTATTCAAGGTTTTCGGAGACTCTACCAGAATACGCATTTTGTTTGTTTTGTTTGAGGCAGAGGTATGCGTCTGCGATCTCGCTAAAGCATTGAATATGACTCAGTCTGCGATTTCTCATCAGCTTCGTATTCTGAAACAGAATAAACTGGTAAAGAGCCGCAGAGAGGGAAAATCTATTTTCTATTCTCTGGCAGATGATCATGTCCGCACGATCATCAACCAGGGACGGGAACATATAGAAGAAGATTGA
- a CDS encoding Gx transporter family protein, whose translation MKQKTACLGLFSAVAIILGYVESLIPVFAGIPGIKLGLANLGVLFILKKYSFREAALVSVVRILVIGFMFGNLFSILYSLAGAALSMTVMTLMLKNTSFSLIGVSVAGGVSHNIGQLIIAMLIVQNASVFVYAPALLVAGVAAGVVIGGLTNEILKRVHL comes from the coding sequence ATGAAGCAAAAAACAGCCTGCCTTGGGCTTTTTTCAGCTGTGGCGATCATTCTGGGATATGTGGAATCACTGATTCCGGTTTTTGCGGGGATTCCGGGGATTAAACTTGGACTTGCCAATCTGGGAGTACTTTTTATTTTGAAGAAATATTCATTTAGGGAGGCTGCCCTGGTTTCTGTTGTCCGCATTCTGGTGATCGGATTTATGTTCGGAAATCTGTTCAGTATCCTGTACAGTCTGGCAGGCGCCGCGCTTAGTATGACAGTTATGACACTTATGCTGAAAAACACCTCCTTCAGTCTGATCGGTGTCAGCGTTGCAGGAGGTGTTTCCCATAATATCGGTCAGTTGATCATTGCCATGCTGATCGTACAAAATGCAAGTGTGTTTGTATACGCACCGGCACTTCTGGTGGCAGGTGTTGCTGCCGGGGTGGTAATCGGCGGACTTACTAACGAGATTTTGAAAAGAGTTCATCTATAA